The following proteins come from a genomic window of Halorussus halophilus:
- a CDS encoding helix-turn-helix domain-containing protein: MSQRQLSGTVRDVRDASGGQVRSSPSRRLTREAKSGTLLADDTVFLFAEGSGNRDRYEQIMQESPRVVDSLVSGRERWMAVSQFEPTDTTRRMLQRERESDVAIDMPIRITADGALRITYVGSESAFREMYRSVTDEDSVQFEVVETGEYEPDETSFTRLLTTRQQEVLDAAVTVGYYRAPREATHEDVAEVVGIAPTTVGEHLRKIEERVFGALVR, from the coding sequence CGGCGGTCAGGTGCGGAGTTCGCCGTCGAGACGCCTGACTCGGGAAGCGAAGTCCGGGACGCTCCTCGCCGACGATACCGTGTTTTTGTTCGCAGAAGGAAGCGGCAATAGGGACCGATACGAGCAGATAATGCAGGAGTCGCCTCGTGTCGTCGATTCGCTCGTCTCCGGGAGAGAACGGTGGATGGCGGTGAGTCAGTTCGAACCGACGGACACCACCAGACGGATGCTGCAGCGAGAGCGCGAGTCGGACGTTGCCATCGACATGCCGATTCGCATCACTGCAGACGGGGCGCTTCGGATAACCTACGTGGGGAGCGAGTCAGCGTTTCGGGAGATGTATCGGAGCGTTACCGACGAGGACAGCGTCCAGTTCGAAGTCGTGGAGACTGGCGAGTACGAACCCGACGAAACGTCGTTCACGAGGCTGCTGACTACGCGCCAACAAGAAGTTCTCGACGCCGCAGTCACGGTTGGCTACTACCGTGCCCCTCGGGAGGCGACGCACGAGGACGTCGCCGAAGTCGTCGGAATCGCGCCGACGACCGTCGGCGAGCACCTCCGAAAAATCGAAGAGCGAGTGTTCGGAGCGCTCGTCCGGTGA
- a CDS encoding winged helix-turn-helix transcriptional regulator yields MSDTDGSPSDTDEPLEVWCAGKEWCPITSTATVIGKKWHPVVIHRLLEHGPMGFNELKEDVDGISSKVLSDSLEDLEDKSLVNREIISEKPVRVSYSLTERGESLQTVIYEMAKWGAEHLAAPEEVETTS; encoded by the coding sequence ATGAGCGACACAGACGGATCGCCGAGTGACACGGACGAACCGCTGGAGGTGTGGTGCGCCGGGAAGGAGTGGTGCCCCATCACCTCCACGGCGACGGTCATCGGCAAGAAGTGGCATCCGGTGGTCATCCACCGTCTGCTCGAACACGGTCCGATGGGGTTCAACGAACTCAAAGAGGACGTAGACGGTATCTCAAGCAAGGTACTGTCGGATAGTCTCGAAGACTTAGAGGACAAGTCGTTGGTGAACCGCGAGATAATCAGCGAGAAACCGGTTCGAGTCTCCTACTCGCTGACCGAGCGCGGCGAGTCGCTCCAGACGGTCATCTACGAGATGGCCAAGTGGGGTGCCGAACATCTCGCCGCGCCCGAGGAAGTCGAAACTACGTCGTGA
- a CDS encoding AIR synthase family protein, with protein sequence MTDLGKVDREFFDEHIYPNLGAEREDVLLGPQHGVDFGVVEVGEQAVVLASDPLSLVPALGFERAAWFAVHVALSDAAVSGIPPSHLTVSFTLPPEMTDEQFRTVWETFDREATEFGVSIVTGHTARYGGCSYPWVGGATALAVGDPDDLVRPDGARAGDKVLLTKGPAIEAAGFMVPLFEDAIDLSESTIADAKERFYDMSPVRDALTAAAAGPVTAMHDATEGGVQGALVEVARAGGVRLAVDSERVPFLPGVREACDYFGIDPWTTTSEGSLLLTVESSGVDEVLRALESEGIVAAEIGTVGEGEGVYLDGERVEHPEVDPSWEVFEEYAEKVGLE encoded by the coding sequence ATGACCGACCTCGGCAAGGTAGACCGCGAGTTCTTCGACGAACACATCTATCCGAACCTCGGGGCCGAGCGAGAGGACGTACTGCTCGGCCCCCAGCACGGCGTCGATTTCGGCGTCGTGGAAGTCGGCGAACAGGCGGTCGTACTGGCGAGCGACCCGCTCTCGCTCGTGCCCGCGCTGGGCTTCGAGCGGGCGGCGTGGTTCGCCGTCCACGTCGCTCTCTCCGATGCCGCAGTCAGCGGAATTCCACCGAGCCATCTGACCGTCTCCTTTACCCTCCCGCCGGAGATGACCGACGAGCAGTTCCGCACCGTCTGGGAGACGTTCGACCGCGAAGCCACGGAGTTCGGCGTCAGCATCGTCACCGGGCACACCGCCCGCTACGGCGGATGTTCGTATCCGTGGGTCGGCGGCGCGACGGCACTCGCCGTGGGTGACCCAGACGACCTAGTGCGGCCCGACGGCGCGCGAGCGGGCGACAAGGTCCTCTTGACGAAAGGCCCGGCCATCGAAGCGGCCGGGTTCATGGTGCCGCTCTTCGAGGACGCCATCGACCTCTCAGAATCGACCATCGCAGACGCGAAGGAACGATTCTACGACATGAGTCCGGTGCGGGACGCGCTGACCGCCGCGGCCGCCGGACCAGTTACCGCCATGCACGACGCGACGGAGGGCGGCGTGCAGGGCGCGCTGGTCGAAGTCGCTCGCGCTGGCGGGGTGCGTTTGGCAGTAGATTCAGAGCGAGTGCCGTTCCTGCCGGGGGTTCGAGAAGCCTGCGACTACTTCGGCATCGACCCGTGGACCACGACCAGCGAGGGGTCGCTACTGTTGACAGTGGAGTCGAGTGGGGTGGACGAGGTGTTACGCGCGCTGGAGTCGGAAGGCATCGTCGCCGCCGAGATTGGGACTGTCGGGGAGGGCGAGGGAGTGTATCTGGATGGGGAACGCGTCGAGCATCCCGAAGTAGACCCCTCGTGGGAAGTGTTCGAGGAGTACGCAGAGAAGGTGGGTTTGGAGTAG
- the wecB gene encoding non-hydrolyzing UDP-N-acetylglucosamine 2-epimerase, translated as MSKATFDRSRNTHVMNHVLVVVGTRPELVKMAPVVRALEDHEELSFELVHTGQHYDEELSDTFIETLGLPEPSRYLGVGSASHSRQTADALAAIGETIAETDPEAVLAQGDTNTVLAAALAASKSSAKFGHVEAGIRSFDRSMPEEVNRVLADHVVDWAFAPTEAAADNLASEGIEDDETVFVTGNTVVDACRRYSAVAEQESTVLDEFDLTPGEYVVATIHRQRNTDETDRLGEIMEALDGADAPVVLPAHPRLRNALEASDVRPEGSLRLIDPLGYLDFLRLQSAARLVVTDSGGIQEEAAVLEVPCLTVRPNTERPETVEAGVNELVAPADLAERLAAVYESEADSMVGEPDLYGDGDAGERVAEILATDLS; from the coding sequence ATGTCCAAAGCTACTTTCGACCGCTCTCGGAACACCCACGTAATGAACCACGTACTGGTCGTCGTCGGGACGCGACCGGAACTCGTCAAGATGGCACCCGTCGTGCGGGCGCTCGAAGACCACGAGGAACTCTCGTTCGAACTCGTCCACACCGGCCAGCACTACGACGAGGAGTTGAGCGACACCTTCATCGAGACGCTCGGCTTGCCCGAACCGTCGCGGTACCTCGGCGTCGGGAGCGCGAGTCACAGCCGACAGACCGCCGACGCGCTCGCGGCGATTGGGGAGACCATCGCCGAAACCGACCCCGAGGCAGTGCTGGCGCAGGGCGACACGAACACCGTGCTGGCCGCCGCGCTTGCCGCGAGCAAGTCCTCTGCGAAGTTCGGCCACGTCGAAGCCGGAATCCGCAGTTTCGACCGGTCGATGCCCGAGGAAGTGAATCGCGTCCTCGCGGACCACGTGGTCGATTGGGCGTTCGCACCGACGGAAGCTGCCGCCGACAACCTCGCAAGCGAGGGCATCGAGGACGACGAGACGGTGTTCGTCACCGGCAACACCGTCGTGGACGCCTGCCGCCGGTACAGCGCGGTCGCCGAGCAGGAATCGACCGTACTGGACGAGTTCGACCTCACGCCCGGCGAGTACGTCGTGGCGACGATTCACCGACAGCGAAACACCGACGAGACCGACCGACTCGGCGAGATTATGGAGGCACTCGACGGGGCCGACGCGCCGGTCGTCTTGCCTGCACACCCGCGCCTGCGGAACGCCCTCGAAGCGTCCGACGTTCGGCCGGAAGGGTCGCTCCGGCTAATCGACCCCCTCGGCTACCTCGACTTCCTCCGTCTCCAATCGGCGGCGCGACTCGTGGTCACCGATTCGGGCGGGATACAGGAGGAGGCCGCCGTCCTCGAAGTGCCGTGTCTGACCGTGCGGCCCAACACCGAGCGACCGGAGACCGTCGAAGCGGGCGTGAACGAACTCGTGGCTCCGGCAGACCTCGCGGAACGACTGGCCGCAGTGTACGAGTCGGAGGCCGACTCGATGGTCGGTGAACCGGACCTCTACGGCGACGGCGACGCTGGCGAGCGAGTCGCCGAGATTCTCGCAACCGACCTCTCGTAA
- a CDS encoding glycosyltransferase family 4 protein, with product MRIGMVLRNFYPHDVRVEKEARTLSAAGHDVFLLCLGRPDEPATDRFEDVEIRRIHRERDYGPVQRTVKTALFVTTLWDRIWDREMTKFVAEEDIDVLHVHDLPLVKTGLSVAEKYRIPLVADLHENYPEAAAQWREGMALPRKTIQQTFTPKSRLKQLESECVERADHVITVVEEAREHYLEDCGADPEKLSVVSNTVERSRFDDADLADVGYDDEFVISYIGSFGPHRGLETAIRAMDDIVAEVPNARLLLVGAAGEEEYDQHLRDLAAESDASDNITFTGWVDLDEVPSYVAASDVPFVLHTENPHTATTIPHKLFQYMAFGNPVVVTDVGPLGRIVEETDSGYVINDGDDAAMAEAVVALATNEDQMERLGENARKAVDGEYNWQNEGETLVDVYESFE from the coding sequence ATGCGAATCGGAATGGTACTACGGAACTTCTATCCACACGACGTCCGAGTCGAGAAGGAAGCGCGAACGCTGTCGGCCGCGGGCCACGACGTGTTTCTCCTCTGTCTGGGTCGCCCGGACGAACCGGCGACCGACCGATTCGAGGACGTGGAAATCAGACGCATCCACCGCGAACGCGACTACGGACCGGTTCAGCGAACCGTCAAGACCGCGCTGTTCGTGACGACGCTCTGGGACCGCATCTGGGACCGCGAGATGACCAAATTCGTCGCCGAGGAGGACATCGACGTGTTGCACGTCCACGACCTCCCGCTCGTGAAGACCGGTCTCTCGGTCGCCGAGAAGTACCGGATTCCGCTCGTCGCGGACCTCCACGAGAACTATCCCGAAGCGGCGGCACAGTGGCGAGAGGGGATGGCGCTACCCAGAAAGACGATTCAGCAGACGTTCACGCCGAAGTCCCGACTGAAGCAGTTGGAATCGGAGTGCGTCGAGCGCGCCGACCACGTGATTACGGTGGTCGAGGAGGCAAGAGAGCACTATCTGGAAGACTGCGGTGCCGACCCGGAGAAACTCAGCGTGGTCTCGAACACGGTCGAACGCTCTCGATTCGACGACGCGGACCTCGCAGACGTGGGCTACGACGACGAGTTCGTGATTTCCTACATCGGGAGTTTCGGCCCGCACCGCGGCCTCGAAACCGCGATTCGCGCGATGGACGACATCGTCGCGGAGGTACCGAATGCGCGTCTCCTGCTCGTCGGTGCCGCGGGCGAAGAAGAGTACGACCAGCACCTCCGGGACCTCGCCGCCGAGAGCGACGCCAGCGACAACATCACCTTCACCGGGTGGGTCGATTTGGACGAGGTTCCCTCCTACGTCGCCGCCAGCGACGTGCCGTTCGTGCTCCACACCGAGAATCCGCACACGGCGACGACGATTCCGCACAAACTCTTCCAGTACATGGCGTTCGGGAATCCGGTCGTCGTTACTGATGTGGGGCCGCTGGGCAGGATTGTCGAGGAGACGGACTCGGGCTACGTCATCAACGACGGCGACGACGCCGCGATGGCCGAGGCAGTCGTGGCGTTGGCGACGAACGAGGACCAGATGGAGCGACTGGGCGAGAATGCGAGAAAAGCCGTGGATGGCGAGTACAACTGGCAGAACGAAGGCGAGACGCTGGTGGACGTGTACGAGTCGTTCGAGTGA
- a CDS encoding methyltransferase domain-containing protein: MRDEVLKRWVKQPEVAPMLQYLRDAEKESAWELLGERGRVLDIASESNVTEGLNAEAITRLDFSAEAIDYAGEILGETVDSYEWVEPEEPTLPFPEDHFDGAVSIGPYDWRFLDVATLTEEMRRVLADDGLYVFSVPTPRSPYYVGGKYRLRYYTPDEIKRIFYPMWRLESYDLVYQLPYRAHAKVSHSPHWAQGPFVRLAEKQSDRLSARDDWDDASYLVLGLQPFDYDGYLDKALDCLFRPVGENGFWDDEEERLIRALDYEIDGNRLSWTPDDSNQWRYAPFALMGLMQWRASAEGDGTYDEQLRSQLDYFADAVADDSTLREMPSYGIGPLLVAFSLASEVFGESGADDDEDYLSVAIDLHDHSANRFDFDHSEDSLVLYGWTFLAEQLSGDEKDAVLDDVDGAMYEIVDQQNAWKTLFYFDNPTTRRHQNQMYTLWGLCRGIEVTGRTGYLENVEQVLDYTVEERMQDDGAFIWEDPSNRAYLGTEARRTLGSGDARPPHWEFLYECHQTFFVNAVAHYYAAGGEQNYDRELGDAMEWIYGRNARDENLAAVSGLDVPIRFMTLDGGIEVEDQMFKGTYEIGSYVMALTNFLTGKARSG, from the coding sequence ATGCGAGACGAGGTTCTCAAGCGATGGGTCAAACAGCCGGAGGTAGCGCCGATGTTGCAGTATCTCCGCGACGCCGAGAAGGAGTCCGCGTGGGAACTGTTGGGCGAGCGCGGCCGAGTCCTCGACATCGCCTCGGAGTCGAACGTCACCGAAGGCTTGAACGCCGAGGCAATCACGCGACTCGACTTCTCTGCGGAAGCTATCGACTACGCTGGTGAGATACTCGGCGAGACGGTCGATTCCTACGAGTGGGTCGAACCCGAAGAACCGACGCTTCCGTTTCCCGAGGACCACTTCGACGGGGCGGTCTCCATCGGGCCGTACGACTGGCGGTTCCTCGACGTGGCGACGCTCACCGAGGAGATGCGCCGCGTGCTGGCGGACGACGGCCTCTACGTCTTTTCGGTGCCGACGCCGCGCTCGCCGTACTACGTCGGCGGCAAGTACCGACTGCGCTACTACACCCCCGACGAAATCAAGCGCATCTTCTACCCGATGTGGCGACTCGAATCGTACGACCTCGTCTACCAACTCCCCTATCGTGCCCACGCGAAGGTCAGCCACTCGCCCCACTGGGCGCAGGGTCCCTTCGTGAGACTCGCCGAGAAGCAGTCTGACAGACTCTCTGCGCGCGACGACTGGGACGACGCCTCGTATCTCGTCCTCGGTCTCCAACCGTTCGACTACGACGGCTACCTCGACAAGGCGCTCGACTGTCTGTTCCGGCCGGTCGGAGAGAACGGCTTCTGGGACGACGAGGAAGAGCGCCTGATTCGCGCTCTCGACTACGAAATCGACGGTAACCGGCTCTCGTGGACGCCCGACGACTCGAACCAGTGGCGCTACGCCCCGTTCGCGCTGATGGGTCTCATGCAGTGGCGTGCGTCTGCGGAGGGTGATGGGACGTACGACGAGCAACTTCGTTCGCAACTCGACTACTTCGCGGACGCCGTGGCCGACGATTCGACGCTCCGGGAGATGCCGAGTTACGGCATCGGCCCGCTCCTCGTGGCGTTCAGTCTGGCTTCGGAGGTGTTCGGCGAGAGTGGCGCGGACGACGACGAGGACTACCTTTCGGTCGCCATCGACCTCCACGACCACTCTGCGAACCGCTTTGATTTCGACCACAGCGAGGACAGTCTGGTTCTCTACGGTTGGACGTTCCTCGCCGAGCAACTGTCGGGCGACGAGAAAGACGCGGTGCTGGACGACGTGGACGGTGCGATGTACGAAATCGTGGACCAGCAGAACGCGTGGAAGACGCTCTTTTACTTCGACAACCCGACGACGCGCCGCCACCAGAACCAGATGTACACGCTCTGGGGACTCTGTCGCGGCATCGAGGTGACGGGGAGGACCGGGTATCTGGAGAACGTTGAACAGGTACTGGACTACACCGTCGAAGAGCGCATGCAAGACGACGGCGCGTTCATCTGGGAGGACCCCTCGAACCGGGCGTATCTGGGCACCGAAGCCCGCCGAACCTTGGGGTCGGGAGACGCCCGGCCGCCACACTGGGAGTTCCTCTACGAGTGCCACCAGACGTTCTTCGTCAACGCCGTCGCCCACTACTACGCGGCGGGAGGCGAGCAGAACTACGACCGGGAACTCGGCGACGCGATGGAGTGGATTTACGGACGGAACGCCCGGGACGAGAATCTCGCGGCGGTGAGCGGTCTCGACGTGCCGATTCGCTTCATGACGTTGGACGGGGGTATCGAAGTGGAAGACCAGATGTTCAAGGGGACCTACGAAATCGGTTCGTACGTGATGGCGCTGACTAATTTCTTGACGGGGAAGGCTAGGTCGGGGTAA
- a CDS encoding nucleotide sugar dehydrogenase, with translation MASRTSERRRGPPDASPTVAVVGLGYIGLPTALLLAREQSVVGVDIDEEKVADIRAGRLPFEEPGLDRLFADVRDRFRVQTTVPDAVDTYLIAVPTPLDKLTDVANLSYVRAATETVADALDPGDLVVLESTVPPGTSEQLVQPILDARGPSGEIRYAYCPERASPGDTLHEMVHNDRVVGCADEATQSRIDGLYEFVEGENFLTGPTEAEFVKLMENTYRDVNIALANEFALLAEDYGIDVQETTELANEHPRVNVHYAGPGVGGHCLPIDPQFLTQSSTASQLVSTARDINNSMPVHALHLVRSLLSETNVFEQDSLPQVTLLGVAYKGDVDDTRRTPALKLHRLAKNEGYDVRANDPHVEDFEIPLESMTDAADGSDCLVVVTDHDHYTELDPDEIGSAMRHRNVVDTRGLLDADRWRDAGFTVRRLGDGRR, from the coding sequence ATGGCCAGCAGAACGTCCGAGCGCCGCCGCGGCCCTCCCGACGCCTCGCCGACCGTCGCGGTGGTCGGCCTCGGCTACATCGGACTCCCAACCGCGTTGCTACTGGCGCGCGAGCAGTCGGTCGTCGGGGTGGACATCGACGAAGAGAAAGTCGCCGACATCCGCGCGGGTCGCCTCCCGTTCGAGGAACCGGGACTCGACCGACTGTTCGCGGACGTTCGCGACCGCTTCAGGGTGCAGACGACGGTCCCCGACGCGGTCGATACCTATCTCATCGCCGTCCCGACGCCGCTGGACAAACTGACCGACGTGGCGAACCTCAGCTACGTTCGCGCGGCCACCGAGACGGTCGCGGACGCGCTCGACCCCGGCGACTTGGTCGTCCTCGAATCGACGGTGCCTCCGGGCACCTCCGAGCAACTCGTCCAGCCGATTCTCGACGCGAGAGGCCCCAGCGGCGAAATCCGGTACGCCTACTGTCCGGAGCGCGCCTCGCCGGGCGACACGCTCCACGAGATGGTCCACAACGACCGCGTGGTCGGCTGTGCCGACGAGGCGACCCAGAGCCGAATCGACGGTCTCTACGAGTTCGTGGAAGGCGAAAACTTCCTGACCGGCCCGACGGAGGCGGAGTTCGTCAAGCTCATGGAGAACACCTACCGCGACGTGAACATCGCGCTGGCGAACGAGTTCGCCCTGCTCGCGGAGGACTACGGCATCGACGTGCAGGAGACCACCGAACTCGCGAACGAGCATCCGCGCGTGAACGTCCACTACGCGGGGCCCGGCGTCGGCGGCCACTGTCTGCCCATCGACCCGCAGTTTCTCACCCAGTCTTCGACGGCGTCGCAACTCGTCTCGACGGCCCGCGACATTAACAACTCCATGCCGGTCCACGCGCTCCACCTCGTCCGGAGTCTGCTGAGCGAGACGAACGTCTTCGAGCAAGACTCGCTCCCGCAGGTCACGCTCCTCGGCGTCGCGTACAAGGGCGACGTGGACGACACTCGCCGAACTCCAGCGCTCAAACTCCACCGACTGGCGAAAAACGAGGGCTACGACGTGCGCGCAAACGACCCCCACGTCGAGGATTTCGAGATTCCGCTCGAATCGATGACCGACGCCGCCGACGGGAGCGACTGCCTCGTCGTCGTTACCGACCACGACCACTACACCGAACTCGACCCTGACGAGATTGGCTCCGCGATGCGCCACCGGAACGTCGTCGATACGCGAGGACTCCTCGACGCCGACCGCTGGCGGGACGCCGGATTCACCGTCAGGCGACTCGGCGACGGGCGGCGATAA
- a CDS encoding sulfatase-like hydrolase/transferase → MTRNVVLLCLDTVRKDYFDQFAPRLQRLADVTFTQCRAVSAWSTPSHASMLTGDLPSDHGVHTHALDFERLDRDDTLLGDLEAHRSFGVSANVYAGSAFGFDALFDEFRDVSRYHRFPDALDAETFVDDHGGNGVETYTELLKTVAKDDRPLRSLANVALFRGNDLVRHGPLGDAPELFDDGTAVVRRELLKRVESEENADGTEEPFFCFANLMDAHEPHRTIRGYDETLHSVPNDWTSETFDNGDVIQNSGEYATDLENYRDLYGASIDYLDRVVAGTIESIQERTSRETTFVITADHGENLGTEADESLFGHLASLSEGVLHVPLLLVNPPDGYDETITEYASHLSLRELLRGLAAGETPDVTEDRITAEVVGLTPNNDSLADSDEAYWDRLLRCGYEGDEKVVWDSLDERTTYELDRERPCWQAELSGDSSVPDWATARFETDAQTAKERAKETDVDRDVSDDVERRLAELGYK, encoded by the coding sequence ATGACAAGAAACGTCGTACTGCTCTGTCTGGACACGGTTCGCAAAGACTACTTCGACCAGTTCGCGCCGCGACTCCAGCGACTCGCGGACGTGACGTTCACGCAGTGTCGCGCCGTGAGCGCGTGGTCCACGCCGAGTCACGCGAGCATGCTGACCGGCGACCTGCCGTCCGACCACGGCGTTCACACGCACGCCCTCGACTTCGAACGACTCGACAGGGACGACACGCTTCTCGGGGACCTCGAAGCCCACCGTTCGTTCGGCGTCAGCGCCAACGTCTACGCCGGGTCGGCGTTCGGCTTCGACGCGCTCTTCGACGAGTTCCGGGACGTGTCGCGCTACCACCGGTTCCCGGACGCACTCGACGCCGAGACGTTCGTGGACGACCACGGCGGGAACGGGGTCGAAACGTACACTGAACTCCTGAAGACTGTCGCCAAAGACGACCGGCCGCTCCGTAGTCTGGCGAACGTGGCGCTCTTCCGGGGCAACGACCTCGTTCGACACGGCCCGCTCGGTGACGCTCCCGAACTGTTCGACGACGGTACGGCCGTCGTCCGGCGCGAACTGCTAAAACGCGTCGAGAGTGAGGAGAATGCCGACGGCACCGAAGAGCCGTTCTTCTGCTTCGCCAACCTGATGGACGCCCACGAACCCCACCGCACGATTCGAGGCTACGACGAGACGCTCCACTCGGTGCCGAACGATTGGACCAGCGAGACGTTCGACAACGGCGACGTGATTCAGAATTCCGGGGAGTACGCGACCGACCTCGAAAACTACCGGGACCTCTACGGCGCGTCCATCGACTACCTCGACCGCGTGGTCGCCGGCACAATCGAGTCGATACAGGAGCGAACGTCGCGCGAGACGACGTTCGTGATCACGGCCGACCACGGCGAGAATCTGGGTACGGAGGCCGACGAAAGCCTGTTCGGCCACCTCGCCAGTCTCTCGGAGGGCGTCCTGCATGTGCCGCTCCTGCTGGTCAATCCGCCCGACGGGTACGACGAGACGATTACGGAGTACGCCTCGCACCTGTCGTTGCGGGAGCTACTCCGGGGACTCGCGGCGGGCGAGACGCCGGACGTAACCGAGGACAGAATCACTGCGGAAGTCGTCGGCCTCACGCCCAACAACGATTCACTGGCCGACAGCGACGAGGCGTACTGGGACCGCTTGCTTCGCTGTGGCTACGAGGGCGACGAAAAGGTCGTCTGGGACAGCCTCGACGAGCGAACGACGTACGAACTCGACAGGGAGCGACCCTGCTGGCAGGCAGAGCTGTCGGGAGACTCCTCCGTCCCCGACTGGGCCACAGCGCGCTTCGAAACCGACGCACAGACCGCCAAAGAACGAGCGAAGGAAACTGACGTGGACCGAGACGTGAGCGACGACGTGGAACGACGACTCGCGGAGTTGGGATACAAATGA
- a CDS encoding flippase: protein MDLDKTSISLYVSRILVSVVGFAGTVYFARLLGASGLGVYFTFETVVVVLGVFGRVGVDNAIVKRLSQSESDAQRGTYLGGGLLLVAIPFAVVSAGVLLFAAQLEAIIELAIAPLVVLTLALTIGRQLVIATLRGERRVATSGGIELLGELARVGASVALVVSGFEVLGLVYGYVLGRVATVVVGVPLLRTRPRLPTRETLRSVFDFSKYTAGLDLSFLAYSWLDTLLLAILATKAAVGVYEAAWRISAVTMLAGQAIGISLAPNVSNWHAAGEREAIENAFTSATTYALVLVFPAVVGAAVLGDAVMGVLYDFDAPLGATVLVVLVAGKLFQALRDVVQSTLLGMERQRPAFWVNVTTLGANFLLNLLLIPEYGILGAAAATVATSGIAALAQFWILRKTLRASIDRTAVAWQAGAALVMGGVVYALTAVVSPATIPGLFALVGAGAAVYGLVVLGHEGMRDRILGLVPRRSAVEA, encoded by the coding sequence GTGGACCTCGACAAAACGAGCATCAGTCTCTACGTCTCGCGGATTCTCGTCAGCGTCGTCGGCTTCGCGGGCACCGTCTACTTCGCCCGCCTGCTCGGTGCGTCCGGTCTCGGCGTCTACTTCACCTTCGAGACGGTCGTCGTCGTGCTGGGCGTCTTCGGCCGCGTCGGCGTAGACAACGCCATCGTCAAGCGTCTGAGCCAGTCCGAGAGCGACGCCCAGCGAGGCACCTACCTCGGCGGTGGCCTGCTGTTGGTCGCAATTCCGTTCGCCGTCGTCTCCGCAGGCGTCCTGCTGTTCGCGGCCCAACTCGAAGCGATAATCGAGTTGGCAATCGCGCCGCTCGTCGTGTTGACGCTCGCGCTCACGATTGGCCGTCAACTCGTGATTGCGACGCTTCGGGGCGAGCGCCGGGTGGCGACCAGCGGCGGCATCGAACTACTCGGCGAACTCGCTCGGGTCGGCGCGAGCGTGGCGCTCGTCGTCTCGGGTTTCGAAGTCCTCGGACTCGTCTACGGCTACGTTCTGGGACGCGTTGCGACGGTGGTCGTGGGCGTCCCGCTCTTGCGAACTCGGCCCAGACTACCCACCCGCGAGACGCTCCGGAGCGTCTTCGACTTCTCGAAGTACACCGCGGGACTCGACCTGAGCTTTCTAGCGTACAGTTGGCTCGACACGCTCTTGCTGGCCATCTTGGCGACGAAGGCCGCAGTCGGCGTCTACGAGGCGGCGTGGCGAATCAGCGCGGTGACGATGCTGGCCGGGCAGGCCATCGGCATCTCGCTGGCCCCGAACGTGAGCAACTGGCACGCCGCTGGCGAGCGCGAGGCCATCGAGAACGCGTTCACCAGCGCGACGACGTACGCACTCGTGCTGGTCTTCCCGGCAGTCGTGGGCGCGGCGGTGCTGGGCGACGCCGTGATGGGTGTCCTCTACGACTTCGACGCCCCGCTTGGCGCGACGGTGCTGGTGGTCCTCGTCGCCGGAAAGCTGTTTCAAGCGCTCCGCGACGTGGTCCAGAGTACCTTGCTGGGCATGGAGCGCCAGCGACCCGCCTTCTGGGTGAACGTGACGACGCTCGGCGCGAACTTCCTGTTGAACCTCCTGCTCATCCCGGAGTACGGAATCCTCGGTGCCGCCGCCGCGACGGTCGCTACTTCCGGCATCGCCGCGCTCGCGCAGTTCTGGATACTCCGCAAGACGCTCCGCGCCAGCATCGACAGAACGGCCGTCGCGTGGCAAGCGGGGGCCGCGCTGGTCATGGGAGGCGTCGTCTACGCGCTGACGGCGGTCGTCTCCCCAGCGACGATTCCCGGTCTGTTCGCACTCGTCGGCGCGGGCGCGGCAGTGTACGGTCTCGTCGTCCTCGGACACGAGGGAATGCGCGACCGGATTCTGGGGTTGGTCCCACGACGAAGCGCAGTAGAGGCATAA